A stretch of the Teredinibacter haidensis genome encodes the following:
- a CDS encoding UvrD-helicase domain-containing protein, protein MANDLIIASAGSGKTTALVEKAIEKANAGETVLITTFTEACEAEIKNKLIEESNGYIPDSITIQTWFAFLIKHGAKPYQDYVIDTEVTGLILVSGKSGLRHETEDGKKFYWGEAKNPYEFYFSKSGKIYSDKLAKFVIRCNKDSGGKVIDRLSQCFDNIFIDEVQDLAGYDLEILKELFNCQSSILLVGDPRQATYSTNNAQKNAQYKKSEIVNFFSDDTIKIDTDDKSLTVNHRCSPQICEYSNTLYPDFPESTSGNEVVTGHDGIIIVDDSHVQSYLDEYSPVQLRHSVKKQVNANFPVYTFGKSKGLTFDRVLIYPTGPIFKWLISSKNELKGISRAGLYVALTRARYSVGIVLEPKQYKKINGISVY, encoded by the coding sequence ATGGCGAATGATTTGATCATAGCCTCTGCTGGATCGGGCAAGACAACCGCCCTTGTTGAAAAAGCAATCGAGAAAGCCAATGCTGGTGAGACTGTGCTTATTACTACTTTCACAGAAGCTTGTGAAGCTGAAATAAAAAACAAACTGATTGAGGAAAGTAACGGCTACATACCTGACAGCATCACAATACAGACTTGGTTTGCTTTCTTAATCAAACACGGAGCTAAGCCTTATCAAGATTATGTCATTGACACTGAGGTCACAGGCTTGATTCTCGTAAGCGGCAAATCAGGTTTACGACATGAAACAGAAGACGGTAAAAAGTTCTATTGGGGTGAAGCAAAAAACCCCTATGAATTCTATTTTTCGAAGAGTGGTAAAATATATTCCGACAAGTTAGCCAAGTTTGTAATCCGGTGTAACAAAGATTCAGGCGGAAAAGTAATCGACCGATTATCGCAATGTTTTGACAATATATTTATTGATGAAGTCCAAGACTTAGCGGGGTATGACTTGGAGATACTTAAAGAGTTATTCAATTGCCAGTCAAGTATCTTACTGGTTGGCGATCCTCGACAAGCAACCTACTCGACCAACAATGCACAGAAGAATGCACAGTATAAAAAATCCGAGATAGTTAATTTCTTTTCCGACGACACTATCAAGATAGACACGGATGATAAATCATTAACGGTTAATCATCGTTGCTCACCACAGATATGTGAATATTCAAATACACTTTACCCTGACTTCCCAGAATCCACCTCTGGGAATGAAGTAGTAACAGGACACGACGGTATTATCATAGTTGACGATTCACATGTTCAATCATACTTGGATGAATATAGCCCTGTTCAGCTTAGGCACTCAGTTAAGAAACAGGTTAATGCTAACTTCCCTGTATACACCTTTGGAAAATCAAAAGGATTAACTTTTGATAGAGTCTTGATATACCCTACAGGCCCGATATTCAAGTGGCTGATAAGCTCGAAGAACGAGCTTAAAGGAATATCAAGAGCTGGGTTATATGTAGCTCTTACGAGAGCAAGGTATAGTGTAGGTATTGTTCTCGAGCCAAAGCAATACAAGAAAATCAATGGGATTTCAGTATATTGA